From the Nitrobacter hamburgensis X14 genome, one window contains:
- the kdsA gene encoding 3-deoxy-8-phosphooctulonate synthase — protein sequence MNQSVSAAPVVSAGSVTFGQDRPLSIIAGPCQMESRAHALEVAGALKEIAARLNIGLVFKTSFDKANRTSASGARGLGLKQALPVFAEIGSSLGLPVLTDVHEAAQCTEVAQAVDVLQIPAFLCRQTDLLLAAAATGKVVNVKKGQFLAPWDMANVVAKITGGGNPNVLVTERGASFGYNTLVSDMRSLPILARTTGAPVIFDATHSVQQPGGNGTSSGGEREFVPVLARAAVAVGVAGVFIETHPDPDHAPSDGPNMVPLREFEALVRRLMAFDALAKAADPALPK from the coding sequence TTGAACCAGTCCGTCTCCGCAGCGCCCGTCGTCTCCGCCGGCTCCGTGACTTTCGGCCAGGACCGGCCGCTGTCGATCATCGCCGGTCCGTGCCAGATGGAAAGCCGGGCCCATGCGCTCGAGGTGGCCGGCGCGCTGAAGGAGATCGCCGCGCGCCTGAACATCGGTCTCGTCTTCAAGACCTCGTTCGACAAGGCCAACCGCACCAGCGCGTCGGGCGCGCGGGGGCTCGGGTTGAAGCAGGCGCTGCCGGTTTTCGCGGAGATCGGGTCGTCGCTCGGATTGCCCGTGCTCACCGACGTCCATGAGGCCGCGCAATGTACCGAGGTCGCGCAGGCGGTCGATGTGCTGCAGATACCTGCATTCCTGTGCCGGCAGACCGACTTGCTGCTGGCGGCGGCGGCGACGGGTAAGGTCGTCAACGTCAAGAAGGGACAGTTCCTCGCGCCGTGGGACATGGCGAACGTGGTTGCCAAGATCACTGGCGGCGGCAACCCCAACGTGCTGGTCACCGAGCGCGGCGCGTCGTTCGGCTACAACACGCTGGTTTCGGACATGCGCTCGCTACCGATCCTCGCGCGCACCACCGGCGCGCCCGTCATCTTCGACGCCACCCATTCGGTGCAGCAACCGGGCGGCAATGGCACCTCAAGTGGCGGCGAGCGCGAATTCGTGCCGGTGCTGGCGCGCGCGGCGGTCGCGGTCGGCGTCGCCGGCGTGTTCATCGAGACACATCCCGATCCGGACCATGCGCCGTCGGACGGTCCCAACATGGTGCCGCTGCGCGAGTTCGAGGCGCTGGTGCGAAGGCTGATGGCGTTCGATGCGCTCGCAAAGGCGGCCGATCCGGCCCTCCCAAAATGA
- a CDS encoding CTP synthase yields the protein MARYIFITGGVVSSLGKGLASAALGALLQARGYKVRLRKLDPYLNLDPGTMSPYQHGEVFVTDDGAETDLDLGHYERFTGRPATRQDNITTGRIYQDILTKERRGDYLGATIQVIPHVTNAIKDFILDGNDGYDFVLCEIGGTVGDIEGLPFFEAIRQIKNDLPRGHAVYVHLTLLPFIPSAGELKTKPTQHSVKELRSIGIQPDILLCRTDRTIPAEERRKLGLFCNVRESAVIEARDADNIYAVPEVYHAAGLDDEVLAAFGLEAPAPDLRSWHEINARVHNPEGQVTIAIVGKYTGMKDAYKSLIEALSHGGIANKVKVKLDWIESEVFENEDAAPFLEHVDGILVPGGFGQRGAEGKIKAAQFARERHVPYFGICFGMQMAVIEAARNLVGIPSANSTEFGPTSEPLVGLMTEWLRGNELEKRSRAGDLGGTMRLGAYPAALKRGSRVSGIYGGALEISERHRHRYEVNTAYKDRLEQHGLRFSGLSPDGVLPEIVEYEDHPWFIGVQYHPELKSRPFEPHPLFASFIQAAVVQSRLV from the coding sequence ATGGCGCGCTATATTTTCATCACCGGCGGCGTGGTTTCCTCGCTCGGAAAAGGTCTGGCATCGGCGGCGCTCGGCGCGCTGTTGCAGGCGCGCGGCTATAAGGTCCGCCTTCGCAAGCTCGACCCCTATCTCAACCTCGATCCGGGAACAATGTCGCCCTACCAGCACGGCGAAGTGTTCGTGACCGACGATGGCGCCGAGACCGATCTCGACCTCGGTCATTACGAGCGCTTCACCGGGCGTCCCGCGACCAGGCAGGACAACATCACCACCGGCCGCATCTATCAGGACATCCTGACAAAGGAACGGCGCGGCGATTATCTCGGCGCCACGATCCAGGTCATTCCCCACGTCACCAACGCCATCAAGGACTTCATCCTTGACGGCAACGACGGCTACGACTTCGTGCTGTGCGAGATCGGCGGCACGGTGGGCGACATCGAGGGACTGCCGTTCTTCGAGGCGATCCGGCAGATCAAGAACGATCTTCCGCGCGGTCATGCGGTCTACGTCCACCTGACCCTGCTGCCGTTCATCCCGAGCGCAGGCGAGTTGAAGACCAAGCCCACCCAGCATTCGGTCAAGGAACTGCGCTCGATCGGCATCCAGCCGGATATCCTGTTGTGCCGCACCGACCGTACCATTCCCGCCGAGGAGCGGCGCAAGCTCGGGCTATTCTGCAACGTCCGCGAAAGCGCGGTGATCGAGGCGCGCGACGCCGACAACATCTATGCCGTGCCGGAGGTCTATCACGCCGCAGGCCTCGACGACGAGGTGCTGGCGGCATTCGGCCTTGAGGCGCCGGCGCCGGACCTGCGGAGTTGGCACGAAATCAACGCGCGGGTCCACAACCCGGAAGGGCAGGTGACGATCGCGATCGTCGGCAAGTACACCGGCATGAAGGACGCCTACAAGTCGCTGATCGAGGCGCTGTCCCATGGCGGCATCGCCAACAAGGTGAAGGTCAAGCTCGACTGGATCGAGAGCGAGGTATTCGAGAATGAAGATGCCGCGCCGTTCCTCGAACACGTCGACGGCATCCTGGTGCCGGGCGGATTCGGCCAGCGCGGCGCCGAGGGCAAGATCAAGGCGGCACAGTTCGCCCGCGAACGGCACGTGCCCTATTTCGGCATCTGCTTCGGGATGCAGATGGCCGTGATCGAGGCGGCGCGCAATCTGGTCGGAATCCCGAGCGCCAATTCGACCGAATTCGGCCCCACCAGCGAGCCGCTGGTGGGCCTGATGACGGAATGGCTGCGCGGCAACGAACTGGAGAAGCGCTCCAGGGCCGGCGACCTCGGTGGCACCATGCGGCTCGGCGCCTATCCGGCGGCGCTCAAGCGCGGCAGCCGAGTCTCCGGCATTTACGGCGGCGCGCTGGAGATTTCCGAGCGTCACCGCCATCGCTATGAGGTCAACACCGCCTACAAGGACCGGCTGGAACAGCATGGGCTGCGCTTCTCGGGCCTGTCGCCCGACGGCGTGCTGCCGGAGATCGTCGAATATGAAGATCATCCGTGGTTCATCGGGGTGCAGTATCACCCCGAACTGAAATCGCGGCCGTTCGAGCCGCACCCGCTGTTCGCCTCGTTCATCCAGGCCGCGGTGGTGCAGAGCCGGCTGGTTTAA
- a CDS encoding thioesterase domain-containing protein, with protein MPSTFPPARRGLHAAIVSLALFVICGFLTTSANARTAASHRPGHVYLMRGLFNVFSLGMDELAAKLEKVGVKAEAVSYTSWSSLADSITAQYRAGNHEPIILMGHSYGADTTISLARKLNDNRIPVALIVNFDPTAPDRIPRNVRRIINFYVPTEWGRPVEAGKKFRGRLSNLNESGKYGHFGIDKADALHRKAIAAVLQAVGRSDHRVKQPAKRDHISALPAQ; from the coding sequence ATGCCGAGCACCTTTCCGCCTGCACGCCGCGGCCTGCACGCCGCGATTGTAAGTCTTGCCTTGTTTGTGATCTGCGGGTTCCTCACGACCTCGGCCAACGCGCGGACCGCAGCGTCGCACCGGCCTGGTCACGTCTATCTGATGCGCGGCCTGTTCAACGTATTTTCGCTCGGCATGGATGAGCTGGCCGCGAAGCTCGAGAAAGTCGGCGTGAAGGCCGAAGCCGTGTCCTATACATCCTGGTCATCGCTCGCCGACAGCATCACGGCCCAATATCGCGCCGGCAACCATGAGCCGATCATTCTGATGGGCCATTCCTACGGCGCGGATACGACGATTTCCCTGGCGCGCAAGCTGAACGACAACAGGATTCCCGTGGCCCTGATCGTGAACTTCGATCCGACGGCGCCGGACCGGATTCCACGAAATGTCCGCCGAATCATCAATTTCTACGTGCCCACCGAATGGGGACGTCCCGTCGAGGCCGGCAAGAAGTTCCGCGGCCGCCTGTCCAACCTCAACGAAAGCGGTAAGTACGGCCATTTCGGCATCGACAAGGCCGACGCCCTCCATCGCAAAGCAATCGCGGCGGTGCTTCAGGCAGTCGGCCGGAGCGACCATCGTGTCAAGCAGCCTGCCAAGCGCGATCATATCTCGGCGTTGCCGGCGCAGTAA
- the tpiA gene encoding triose-phosphate isomerase, whose translation MTGLRPLIAGNWKMNGLKASASELGQMIAGAGGPAQKADLLICPPATLVLAFAGAVQGSPLRIGAQDCHPNPSGAHTGDTSAEMLADSGATAIIVGHSERRADHGETDALVRQKAEAAWRAALIAIVCVGETQDQRDAGQTLEVVGRQLAGSLPDGATAANLVVAYEPVWAIGTGRTPTPKDVQDVHGFIRDQLTQRFSGEGARIRILYGGSVKPSNAAELMAVPNVNGALIGGASLKATDFLAIAGAVA comes from the coding sequence ATGACCGGGCTGCGACCGCTGATTGCTGGAAACTGGAAGATGAACGGCCTCAAGGCTTCGGCCAGCGAACTCGGCCAGATGATCGCAGGCGCGGGCGGCCCCGCACAAAAGGCCGATCTGCTGATCTGCCCGCCGGCGACGCTGGTGCTTGCCTTTGCGGGAGCGGTTCAGGGATCGCCGCTGCGGATCGGCGCGCAGGATTGCCATCCTAATCCTTCCGGAGCCCATACGGGCGATACGTCCGCCGAGATGTTGGCCGATTCGGGCGCCACCGCCATCATCGTCGGTCACTCCGAGCGTCGCGCCGATCACGGCGAGACCGACGCGCTTGTGCGGCAAAAGGCGGAAGCAGCGTGGCGGGCGGCGTTGATCGCCATCGTCTGCGTCGGTGAAACCCAGGACCAGCGCGATGCCGGTCAGACGCTCGAGGTGGTCGGACGGCAGCTTGCGGGCTCGCTGCCGGATGGCGCGACCGCTGCAAATCTCGTTGTCGCCTACGAGCCGGTCTGGGCCATTGGTACTGGACGCACGCCCACACCAAAAGATGTGCAGGATGTCCATGGGTTTATCAGGGATCAGCTCACACAGCGCTTTAGCGGCGAGGGGGCCAGGATCCGTATTCTCTATGGCGGTTCGGTGAAGCCGTCGAATGCCGCGGAATTGATGGCGGTTCCGAATGTGAACGGAGCGCTGATCGGTGGCGCCAGCCTCAAGGCGACAGATTTCCTTGCGATCGCCGGGGCTGTTGCCTGA
- the eno gene encoding phosphopyruvate hydratase, translating to MTAIVDIIGREILDSRGNPTVEVDVALEDGAMGRAAVPSGASTGAHEAVELRDDDQTRYFGKGVRKAVDAINGEIFDAIGGMDAEQQAQIDEILIGLDGTANKSRLGANAILGVSLALARAAADSLDMPLYRYVGGVSARTLPVPMMNIVNGGVHADNPIDFQEFMIMPVGAKTFSEGLRCGSEIFHTLRAELKKAGHNTNVGDEGGFAPNLPSASAALDFIMGAIVKAGYKPGDDVALALDPAASEFFKDGKYVYAGEGKTRSIEEQARYLAKLASDYPIVSIEDGMAEDDFEGWKLLTDLIGKSCQLVGDDLFVTNVTRLADGIGKGLANSILIKVNQIGTLTETLAAVEMAYKAGYTAVMSHRSGETEDSTIADLAVATNCGQIKTGSLSRSDRAAKYNQLLRIEQQLGAQARYGGRAALKALA from the coding sequence ATGACTGCCATCGTCGACATCATCGGCCGCGAAATTCTCGACAGCCGCGGTAATCCGACCGTCGAGGTCGACGTGGCGCTCGAAGACGGCGCGATGGGCCGCGCGGCGGTACCCTCGGGCGCCTCTACCGGCGCACACGAGGCGGTCGAACTGCGCGACGACGATCAAACCCGCTATTTCGGCAAGGGCGTGCGGAAGGCGGTCGATGCCATCAACGGCGAGATTTTCGACGCTATCGGGGGCATGGACGCCGAGCAGCAGGCGCAGATCGACGAGATCCTGATCGGGCTCGACGGGACCGCGAACAAGAGCCGGCTCGGCGCCAACGCGATTCTCGGCGTGTCGCTGGCGCTCGCCAGGGCGGCGGCGGATTCTCTCGACATGCCGCTGTATCGCTATGTCGGCGGCGTCTCGGCGCGGACGCTGCCGGTGCCGATGATGAATATCGTCAACGGCGGCGTGCATGCCGACAATCCGATCGACTTCCAGGAATTCATGATCATGCCGGTCGGCGCCAAAACCTTCTCGGAGGGCCTGCGCTGCGGTTCGGAAATCTTTCACACCCTGAGGGCCGAGCTGAAGAAGGCCGGCCACAACACCAACGTCGGAGACGAGGGCGGTTTTGCACCGAACCTGCCCTCGGCCAGCGCGGCGCTCGATTTCATCATGGGGGCGATCGTCAAGGCCGGTTACAAGCCGGGCGATGACGTCGCGCTGGCGCTCGATCCTGCCGCAAGCGAGTTCTTCAAGGACGGCAAGTATGTTTATGCAGGCGAGGGGAAGACCCGTTCGATTGAGGAGCAGGCCAGATATCTCGCCAAGCTGGCGTCGGACTACCCGATCGTCTCGATCGAGGACGGCATGGCCGAGGACGATTTCGAGGGCTGGAAGCTCCTCACCGACCTGATCGGCAAGTCGTGTCAGCTCGTCGGCGACGACCTGTTCGTCACCAACGTGACGCGGCTTGCCGACGGCATCGGGAAGGGCCTCGCCAATTCCATCCTCATCAAGGTCAACCAGATTGGCACGTTGACCGAGACCTTGGCCGCCGTCGAGATGGCCTACAAGGCCGGCTACACCGCCGTGATGTCGCACCGCTCCGGCGAGACGGAGGATTCCACCATTGCCGACCTCGCGGTTGCCACCAATTGCGGGCAGATCAAGACCGGGTCGCTGTCGCGTTCTGACCGCGCCGCCAAATACAACCAGTTGCTGCGCATCGAGCAGCAGCTTGGTGCTCAGGCGAGGTACGGAGGCCGCGCGGCGCTGAAGGCGCTGGCGTAA
- the pdhA gene encoding pyruvate dehydrogenase (acetyl-transferring) E1 component subunit alpha, giving the protein MAASKKSVAQAADNSSKNPSPPAFTREQDLHALRDMLLIRRFEEKAGQLYGMGAIGGFCHLYIGQEAIVVGMQMAIGEGDQVITGYRDHGHMLACGMDARGVMAELTGRRGGYSKGKGGSMHMFSKEKNFYGGHGIVGAQVSLGTGLAFANRYRGNDRVSLAYFGDGAANQGQVYESFNMAELWKLPVVYIIENNRYAMGTSVTRSSAQTDFSRRGASFNIPGEQIDGMDVRAVKAAGDKAVKWCRDGNGPYILEMQTYRYRGHSMSDPAKYRTREEVDRVRHDQDPIEQVRNRLLAAKVSEDDLKKIDAEVREIVNAAADFAQNDPEPDVSELYTDVYR; this is encoded by the coding sequence ATGGCCGCATCCAAAAAAAGCGTCGCGCAGGCAGCAGACAATAGCTCGAAAAACCCGTCCCCCCCCGCGTTCACGCGTGAACAGGACCTTCACGCGCTACGCGACATGTTGCTGATCCGCCGTTTCGAGGAAAAGGCCGGCCAGCTTTACGGAATGGGTGCGATCGGCGGCTTCTGTCATCTCTACATCGGCCAGGAAGCGATCGTGGTCGGGATGCAGATGGCGATCGGGGAGGGCGATCAGGTCATAACCGGCTACCGCGATCATGGTCACATGCTGGCCTGCGGCATGGACGCCAGGGGCGTGATGGCCGAACTGACCGGGCGGCGCGGCGGCTATTCCAAGGGCAAGGGCGGCTCCATGCACATGTTCAGCAAGGAGAAGAACTTCTACGGCGGTCATGGTATCGTCGGCGCGCAGGTGTCGCTCGGAACGGGCCTCGCCTTCGCCAACCGCTATCGCGGCAACGATCGCGTTAGCCTCGCTTACTTTGGAGACGGCGCCGCCAATCAGGGCCAGGTCTACGAGAGCTTCAACATGGCGGAGCTGTGGAAGCTTCCGGTGGTCTACATCATCGAGAACAATCGCTATGCCATGGGCACGTCGGTGACGCGCTCGTCGGCGCAGACGGATTTCTCCAGGCGCGGCGCGTCCTTCAACATTCCCGGCGAGCAGATCGACGGCATGGACGTCCGCGCCGTGAAGGCAGCCGGCGACAAGGCGGTGAAGTGGTGCCGCGACGGCAACGGCCCCTATATCCTGGAGATGCAGACCTACCGCTATCGCGGCCACTCGATGTCCGATCCGGCGAAGTACCGCACGCGCGAGGAGGTCGACAGGGTCCGGCACGATCAGGATCCGATCGAACAGGTCCGCAACCGGCTGCTGGCGGCCAAGGTCTCCGAGGACGATCTGAAGAAGATCGACGCCGAAGTGCGCGAGATCGTCAACGCAGCGGCGGACTTCGCGCAAAACGATCCCGAGCCCGACGTGTCCGAGCTTTACACCGACGTTTACCGCTGA
- a CDS encoding MFS transporter, which translates to MTSVTSVAAGKHKLPPLLNIIALATFAASLSTRAMDPVLPHVADDLSVTVATAAGLSAVTAFSFATVQPLIGAAADIFGKGRLMLVCLVLLGIANVAGALCTSYSALFVTRIFAGIASGGVFPVALGMASDLVPASQRQVAIGRTIAGTVSGNLLGASFSGVIGDLVGWRGVLVVLGVLVLAASIAVGSGFRRGNAIATSRPMKFTDLRHGYRQIFSNPNARVCYSAVFIEGCCVLGLFPYVAAFLFELGETRLSVAGIVIAGFAVGGLFYTMTVSRLLSLLGVRGMMISGAMLVAAQIVAVGFGPDWRIQMLSFIAMGWGFYMLHGCLQVFASELSEQARATALSLHSFFFYMGQTAGPIAYGVSLSWGGKFPTLAANAVVIMILGLVCARLLVGKAGSRAA; encoded by the coding sequence ATGACATCGGTCACGTCGGTGGCGGCTGGAAAGCACAAATTGCCGCCGCTGCTGAACATCATCGCCCTGGCCACCTTCGCAGCGAGCCTGTCGACGCGCGCGATGGACCCGGTGCTGCCGCATGTCGCCGACGATCTGTCGGTGACGGTCGCAACCGCCGCCGGCCTGTCGGCGGTCACCGCCTTCTCGTTTGCCACCGTGCAGCCGCTGATCGGCGCGGCCGCCGATATCTTCGGCAAGGGGCGGCTGATGCTGGTGTGCCTGGTGCTGCTCGGCATCGCGAACGTTGCCGGCGCGCTGTGCACGTCCTACAGCGCGCTGTTCGTGACGCGTATCTTCGCCGGGATCGCATCGGGTGGCGTTTTTCCGGTCGCGCTCGGCATGGCGAGCGACCTCGTTCCGGCGTCACAACGGCAGGTGGCGATCGGCAGGACGATCGCGGGAACGGTGAGCGGCAATCTGCTTGGCGCCTCATTTTCCGGCGTGATCGGCGATCTGGTCGGCTGGCGCGGCGTGCTTGTCGTGCTCGGAGTGCTGGTTCTGGCCGCTTCGATCGCCGTCGGGTCTGGCTTCCGCCGTGGCAATGCGATCGCAACCTCGCGGCCGATGAAGTTCACCGATCTGCGGCATGGCTACCGACAGATCTTCAGCAATCCCAACGCCAGGGTCTGCTACTCCGCCGTTTTCATCGAAGGCTGCTGCGTGCTTGGACTGTTTCCCTACGTCGCGGCGTTTCTGTTCGAACTCGGCGAAACCCGGCTTTCGGTCGCGGGTATCGTCATCGCCGGATTTGCCGTCGGCGGGCTGTTCTACACCATGACGGTGTCGCGGTTGCTGTCGCTGCTCGGCGTACGCGGCATGATGATATCAGGCGCGATGCTGGTGGCGGCGCAGATCGTCGCGGTCGGTTTCGGCCCGGACTGGCGTATCCAGATGCTCAGCTTCATCGCGATGGGTTGGGGCTTCTACATGCTGCACGGCTGCCTGCAGGTATTCGCCAGCGAACTGTCCGAGCAGGCGCGGGCGACCGCGCTGTCGCTGCATTCGTTCTTCTTCTACATGGGACAGACGGCCGGTCCGATCGCCTATGGCGTGAGCCTTTCCTGGGGCGGAAAATTTCCGACCCTTGCTGCAAACGCCGTCGTCATCATGATTCTCGGATTGGTCTGTGCGCGGCTGCTGGTCGGGAAGGCCGGATCGCGCGCGGCATAA
- the secG gene encoding preprotein translocase subunit SecG: MHTVVIVVHLIIVATLTVIVLLQKSEGGGLGMGGGAGFMSSRGTANLLTRTTAFLAAGFFATSLFLSWLAGYDHKPGSILDGTPASQSQPAGGATPVAPPASGGLLDSLKQSEQQPAAPAPAGPQAPRSQ; encoded by the coding sequence ATGCACACCGTTGTTATCGTAGTCCACCTGATCATCGTCGCGACGCTGACCGTCATCGTCCTGCTGCAAAAGTCCGAAGGCGGCGGTCTCGGCATGGGCGGCGGCGCCGGATTCATGTCGAGCCGCGGCACCGCGAACCTGCTGACCCGCACCACGGCCTTCCTCGCGGCCGGCTTCTTCGCGACCAGCCTGTTCCTCTCCTGGCTTGCGGGCTACGACCACAAACCGGGTTCGATCCTGGATGGAACACCGGCATCGCAGTCCCAGCCGGCGGGAGGCGCGACGCCGGTCGCTCCGCCGGCCAGCGGCGGCCTTCTCGATTCGCTGAAGCAATCGGAGCAGCAGCCGGCCGCGCCGGCACCCGCGGGTCCGCAGGCGCCTCGCTCGCAATAA
- the queF gene encoding preQ(1) synthase, producing MPRKLPSSPKTSALQLGRAVAWPGSPEEAKLDRVPNPQKGTNYVARFTAPEFTTLCPVTGQPDFAHLVIDYVPGSWLLESKSLKLYLASFRNHGAFHEDCTVAIGKRIATAVRPKWLRIGGYWYPRGGIPIDVFWQTGTVPKGVWIPDQSVPAYRGRG from the coding sequence ATGCCAAGAAAGCTTCCCTCTTCGCCAAAAACGTCCGCTCTGCAACTCGGCCGCGCCGTGGCTTGGCCGGGTTCACCGGAGGAGGCGAAACTGGACCGCGTGCCCAATCCGCAGAAGGGCACCAACTATGTCGCGCGGTTCACGGCGCCGGAGTTCACCACGCTGTGCCCGGTCACCGGCCAGCCGGACTTTGCCCATCTCGTGATCGACTATGTGCCGGGATCGTGGCTGCTGGAGTCGAAATCGCTCAAGCTCTATCTTGCCAGTTTCCGCAATCACGGCGCCTTTCACGAAGACTGCACGGTGGCGATCGGCAAGCGCATCGCGACCGCGGTCAGGCCGAAATGGCTGCGCATCGGCGGCTACTGGTATCCGCGCGGCGGCATTCCCATCGACGTGTTCTGGCAGACCGGCACGGTGCCGAAGGGCGTCTGGATTCCCGACCAGAGCGTCCCGGCCTATCGGGGACGAGGCTGA
- a CDS encoding FtsB family cell division protein, whose translation MVSRSRLKSVLTGLALYAMAAMVVGYFGVNAYTGKYGLNARQELDQEIVALTSELARLKAERAEGEKRVALLRSSGIDPDMLDERVRYQLDYANPRDLVHIIPQK comes from the coding sequence ATGGTCTCGCGCTCACGACTCAAATCGGTGCTCACCGGGCTTGCCCTTTACGCAATGGCGGCGATGGTCGTCGGCTATTTCGGCGTCAACGCCTATACCGGCAAGTACGGCTTGAATGCCCGGCAGGAGCTCGATCAGGAGATCGTCGCGCTGACGTCGGAACTGGCGCGGCTGAAGGCGGAGCGTGCCGAGGGCGAGAAGCGGGTCGCGCTCCTGCGCTCGAGCGGAATCGACCCCGACATGCTCGACGAGCGCGTCCGCTATCAGCTCGACTACGCGAATCCGCGCGATCTGGTTCATATCATCCCCCAGAAGTAA
- a CDS encoding protein-S-isoprenylcysteine O-methyltransferase: MSIALGQTIWLVGVIAWFVIRYPYARRARRTATLRRDGTWREGVLLAIAFLGLFAIPILNLATGWPRACAYDPGYGLVVPGAALFAFSLWLFRRSHKDLGRQWSAALEVREGHRVVRNGVYRTIRHPMYASFWLWATAQACLLPNVVAAFSGLVAVAVLFFARVRFEEQMMIETFGEDYRRYMQETKRIIPGVY; the protein is encoded by the coding sequence ATGTCCATTGCACTGGGACAGACGATCTGGCTCGTCGGCGTCATCGCGTGGTTCGTCATCCGCTATCCCTACGCCCGCCGGGCGCGGCGCACCGCGACGTTGCGGCGCGACGGCACCTGGCGCGAGGGCGTACTTTTGGCCATCGCGTTTCTCGGACTGTTTGCGATCCCGATCCTGAATCTTGCGACGGGATGGCCGCGCGCTTGCGCCTACGATCCGGGCTATGGGCTCGTCGTGCCCGGCGCCGCATTGTTCGCCTTTTCGCTCTGGCTGTTCCGCCGCTCGCACAAGGATCTCGGCCGGCAGTGGTCGGCGGCGCTGGAGGTGCGCGAGGGGCATCGCGTCGTCCGCAACGGCGTCTACCGGACGATCCGCCATCCGATGTATGCCTCGTTCTGGCTCTGGGCGACCGCGCAAGCCTGCCTGTTGCCGAACGTTGTCGCCGCCTTCAGCGGCCTCGTCGCCGTGGCCGTGCTGTTCTTCGCGCGCGTGCGCTTCGAGGAGCAGATGATGATCGAGACGTTCGGCGAGGATTACCGACGCTACATGCAGGAAACCAAGCGGATTATTCCCGGCGTGTATTGA
- a CDS encoding NADPH-dependent FMN reductase, giving the protein MASQHSTAVIVGSLRKGSFSLKIAKALTRLAPPSLQFDVITLGGLSFYNQDLEATPPADWVSFRERVKKADAVLFVTPEYNRSVPGVLKNAIDVGSRPYGQSVFDGKPGGVISNSPGAIGGFGANHHLRQSLVFLNVPVLQQPEAYVGGIGDAFDENDELVKASLREFLEAYIKAFAAWVVQQTR; this is encoded by the coding sequence ATGGCATCCCAGCACAGCACCGCTGTCATCGTCGGCAGCCTTCGCAAAGGGTCGTTTTCCCTGAAAATCGCCAAGGCCCTGACGAGGCTCGCGCCGCCTTCGCTCCAGTTTGACGTTATCACGCTCGGCGGATTGTCGTTCTACAACCAGGATCTTGAAGCCACGCCGCCGGCCGACTGGGTGAGTTTTCGCGAGCGGGTCAAGAAGGCGGATGCTGTCTTGTTCGTGACACCCGAATACAATCGGTCCGTTCCCGGCGTTCTGAAAAACGCCATCGATGTCGGATCGCGTCCCTATGGACAGAGTGTGTTCGACGGCAAGCCCGGCGGCGTCATCAGCAATTCGCCGGGCGCCATCGGCGGGTTCGGCGCCAATCATCATCTTCGCCAATCGCTGGTATTCCTCAACGTTCCGGTTTTGCAGCAGCCGGAGGCCTATGTGGGCGGCATTGGCGATGCGTTCGACGAGAACGACGAACTGGTCAAGGCGTCGCTGCGCGAGTTTCTCGAGGCCTATATCAAGGCCTTCGCCGCCTGGGTGGTTCAGCAGACCAGATAG
- a CDS encoding outer membrane beta-barrel protein, whose amino-acid sequence MMSPGLLGLAALATIAFPLSAFATEQGFFAGLDVSGGAAFGSSRTTNGGAPFAGGGVVGNVKLGEVVGVGGHVGYRFDPAMSAFISYQHSRGDIGWEANFPLYGVSSRFEGEAISNAILGNVAYEFPLSDATSIRTTAGLGMTFNTLSQVVETDKPTGIFVADLANHTKIGAAAQVGLGLRHKIASNVVVGLDGLIAYADGFETGNARSGNLGITDINPYRIDDVWRATLSASIKVDF is encoded by the coding sequence ATGATGTCGCCGGGATTGTTAGGTTTGGCCGCCCTAGCGACAATCGCCTTTCCTTTATCCGCTTTCGCGACAGAGCAGGGCTTCTTCGCTGGACTGGATGTGTCCGGGGGAGCGGCATTCGGATCGTCTCGCACAACCAATGGCGGCGCGCCTTTTGCCGGAGGCGGTGTCGTCGGCAACGTGAAGTTGGGCGAGGTCGTGGGCGTTGGTGGCCATGTAGGCTATCGGTTTGATCCAGCCATGTCAGCTTTCATCAGCTATCAGCATAGCCGGGGCGATATTGGCTGGGAGGCGAATTTCCCGCTGTACGGGGTTTCGTCAAGGTTCGAAGGTGAGGCAATCAGCAATGCGATTCTGGGCAATGTTGCGTATGAATTTCCTCTGTCGGATGCGACGTCCATAAGGACCACCGCAGGTCTCGGAATGACATTCAATACACTGTCCCAAGTGGTCGAAACGGATAAGCCGACAGGGATTTTCGTTGCCGATCTGGCCAATCACACCAAGATCGGCGCCGCAGCACAGGTTGGGCTGGGACTCCGGCACAAGATCGCTTCGAATGTCGTGGTGGGCTTGGACGGCTTGATCGCCTACGCCGATGGATTTGAAACGGGCAACGCAAGAAGCGGCAATCTGGGGATCACCGATATCAATCCCTACAGGATCGATGATGTTTGGCGTGCCACACTCAGTGCTTCGATAAAGGTAGATTTCTGA